The genomic DNA GAGTGGAGAGAggcatgatgaagatgaggatgaagaaaaGGGTCCGGCCGAGTCGATTCCGGAGACGGAGACTGAACCCCGTACACCTAGGTCGGTACGTTGGGCGATGCCTCTGGACGAGGAAATTGATTCGAGGTATGCTTCTGATGGTGGGTTCTATCACTCACCTGAGCTTAGAAGCAGGGACGATGACgtggaagagatggtgaGAGATCGAtacggtgatgatgatgctcgAATAGTTGCTGTAGTTCGCTATTTTCCTACTGCTGGGTATTCATCAGGCTATGGGTCGTCATGGGGTCAGAAATACTAAAACAAAATGCACCATTACGAAAGCAGCTTTTTGCTGTGGCGGATGATGGTGTTCAGGAAGTTCATAAGACAAGTCATAAGAAAGGCCAAGCGAACTTGGTGGTTGGcatgatgggatgaagaaggatggTCACGAAGTAATGACAAAAATAGCAAGCCATGGTACTCATTCCTCTGAAAAAACACATCAAGTGTCAGTTATTTCAGTGTGACTTCTCCCTTGACAACTGGTTGCACACTCTAGACTCTAGATTTCGTTGCTGTATTTCCCTTCTGTGCTCGTCGCATGAGGATCTTGCTTCCTGTCCTACTTGCTCTTAATTCCaggcatttttttttctttttgaagAAAAGGCTGGAAGTTTACGGATCTGCCCAAAATGCCTTCGTTTCTATGCAGGCCAACAATCCACTATTCTGCATCAGATCTCACCTGGTGTCCGTTCTTTCATTGCTTTGAAGAGGAAAGCTCACCAATTTTCACCTCTTTCttcgcctcttcttccatgcTTGCTGATGATCATGAAGAGACTACAACCTCGGACACGGTACACAAGACAAAGTGCAACTATGTAGGTTAGAATATGCTTAGGGTTATGGGTCTAGGCATGTTTTTTAAAGTCAGGATGACAGGGTTGTATATGTAGTGGAATGGGTAGTTGATCTGAGCTGCTTAACTGACCCTCGGGTTAAGATTCCGCCGCAAAACGTGAATGAGAAATCTCAGCGGTATATATCAGTTTTCGCCCCATTATTTCGTCTGATATCATATCTTTGTTCCCGAAAACTCTGCCAACAACGTCAAATCTTGCCTACTTGAGTGGACTTCTTCGAATGTCGAGTGAATCTTGGCGGAATTGACTTCTATAAGAGGACCCACagccccacttcctctcTGGGCCAAGCTGCTAGTAGCAGGCAGCATCTCTCTCCCTGGCGACAGCTAGAACATTTGAACTTTCTACACTTCCCTTCACCAACCATCCCACGTCCGGATTCGTAAACACCGCGGCCACTGCAGACTACCGCGCCATCATCGAACCCCCACCTTTTCATCGCAGAGCTTCCGCTTCTCTTGCGACTCAAGGTCTCGTGATCAGCGCCTCGCATACAGCCAGCCCCAGCTACCCCCAACTTTTCTGATCGATCGCCCACCATATCCACCTAATATCGTCACCATGGGTTCGACACTCTGCCAGAACCGTCTGATTGAGGAGAGGTAAGTCGCCTCTTTCGTCGCTTGCAGATGCGCGCGCCGACCTTCGGACATTTTCCTCCTGTTCGCGACAGCCTCGCTGACCAGCGTCATGCCCTCTACAGAAAGCAGTGGCGGAAAGACCACCCGTTCGGCTTCTGGGCCAAACCCCAGAAGAATCCCCAAGGTGTGCTGGACATGAAGGTCTGGGAGTGTGCTATTCCTGGCAAGAAAGACACAATATGGGAGGGCGGCCAGTTCAAGCTGCACATCACTTTTCCAGATGGTATGTAGCTACCCTCGGTGTAACACATGATGTTGCAGATGGGCTTTGATAGCTGACCTGTCTCTTTTTCCCTTCCTGCAGAATATCCCACGAAGCCCCCCAAGTGTAAGTTTTTCTCGCCGAATTACCCCAACATGGGCAGGTCACACGACTAATCAACGTCCTCTCCTTGTAGGCAAATTCGTCCCTCCTCTGTTCCACCCTAATGTCTACCCTTCGGGCACCGTCTGCCTTTCGATCCTcaacgaggaagaggcttgGAAACCGGCCATCACTCTCAAGCAGATTCTCCTTGGTGTCCAAGACCTCCTGAACGACCCAAACCCCGAGTCACCAGCTCAGGCCGAGGCTTACAACCTATTCAAGAAGGACAGAGCCGAGTACGAAAGACGTATCAAACGGATTGTTCGAGAGAATGCTGCTCCATAGACGAGCTCGCTTCTGGGGGGCATACTGGAAAAGGACGACAGTAGAATAACGTATTAGTGGGATCTACGATTGTGGCCATTTATTTCTGGAGTTACTTGGGAACATCATGGACGGCTGGGAAGGCAGGAGGGGCGTAGCATTGGTTGGGAACGAGCTTCTAGACGGACGACTCTCGACAGGGAAGGGTTCTTCTTTTCACTCAACGAACTGGTATTTGATTTCTGGAGTGGGGGTTTAATGGAATCGGCTTTTTTTCCAACAATACGAACCACTGAATCAACCATCCCGTCTTTGGCACCCGTGACTTGCGCCTCCATGCAGTGTTTCCGATACAGAATTCGTGACGCTGGTGTCGTGTGTGGCCCCTGGCTCTGAGCTGTCATAGCTACGAGCAATACCCCCGCGTAACATTGGGGAAGCAACGCGGGCTCCCATCTACGATTGGCGATACCCCACACTCGGGCTGAAGAAGAGTCTGGCATTCTGTCGCTCACAGCTGATGGATGATGTCCTCTCACATATGCAGAGTCTCACGTGGACGGTTTACCAGGCACTTTGCAGGCTCCCACACCTTTATATCGCGATTATCGCAAACTTCTTATCAGGGCGGTTTATCTAATTGTGGAGGGCCGGAACGGGTTCTGGCACACGGCTGGGACGGTCTCGCCTCCGAGTCCCCAGGTTCCGGACCGCGCTAACAAATTATACCAGGGGGTGGATTTGAGGAGTGGCGATATCGGCGTCCACTTGGCTCCTCACGATTAACAATGGAGGACTAGGAAGCC from Podospora pseudoanserina strain CBS 124.78 chromosome 2, whole genome shotgun sequence includes the following:
- the hus5 gene encoding SUMO conjugating enzyme Hus5 (COG:O; EggNog:ENOG503P1T8), which gives rise to MGSTLCQNRLIEERKQWRKDHPFGFWAKPQKNPQGVLDMKVWECAIPGKKDTIWEGGQFKLHITFPDEYPTKPPKCKFVPPLFHPNVYPSGTVCLSILNEEEAWKPAITLKQILLGVQDLLNDPNPESPAQAEAYNLFKKDRAEYERRIKRIVRENAAP